A genomic segment from Nitrospira sp. encodes:
- a CDS encoding Cytochrome c, class I: protein MGQCCRRCCRAVFSVVVMLAGVGCLSALGADEAVLKPRVPVDKIEEARTWTNPFPSTEENIEKGRALFQERAFCATCHGREGKGLGDIEGLRGKLPRNFTDKVWQAARTDGELFWILKNGSPGTDMASFVPLVLTEEEAWQVLLYVRSFGR from the coding sequence ATGGGGCAATGTTGCAGGCGTTGCTGTCGGGCTGTCTTCTCAGTGGTCGTGATGTTAGCGGGCGTGGGGTGCCTGTCGGCGTTAGGAGCCGATGAGGCGGTTTTGAAACCGCGCGTGCCGGTCGACAAAATCGAAGAAGCTAGGACTTGGACCAACCCCTTCCCTTCCACTGAAGAAAACATTGAGAAAGGAAGGGCTCTGTTTCAAGAGAGAGCGTTCTGTGCCACGTGTCATGGGAGGGAAGGGAAGGGACTCGGCGACATCGAAGGCTTGCGAGGCAAGCTGCCGCGTAACTTTACGGACAAGGTTTGGCAGGCTGCGAGAACTGACGGAGAATTATTCTGGATTTTGAAAAATGGGAGTCCGGGAACTGATATGGCCTCCTTCGTTCCGCTCGTCCTCACGGAAGAAGAAGCCTGGCAGGTCCTACTCTATGTAAGGTCTTTTGGCCGCTGA
- a CDS encoding DNA-binding protein HU-beta, which produces MAKSMTKSQIADHLAGKAGITKKTAVQLLDDFAALAYREAKNAFVVPGIGKLVLANRKARMGRNPQTGEPIKIPAKRVVKFRVAKMAKDSILGKK; this is translated from the coding sequence ATGGCCAAGTCGATGACGAAATCGCAGATTGCTGACCATCTTGCCGGTAAGGCGGGGATTACCAAGAAGACGGCCGTCCAATTGTTGGACGATTTTGCCGCCCTGGCCTATCGTGAAGCGAAGAATGCCTTCGTCGTGCCCGGCATCGGGAAATTGGTGCTTGCCAATCGGAAGGCACGTATGGGCCGGAACCCGCAGACGGGTGAGCCGATCAAGATTCCGGCGAAGCGGGTGGTGAAGTTCCGCGTCGCGAAGATGGCCAAGGATTCAATCCTTGGTAAAAAGTAA
- a CDS encoding dTDP-4-dehydrorhamnose 3,5-epimerase, protein MRITPTPLEGLFQIEPDVFRDPRGKFVEIFRESRYDAVGIDKPFVQDNFSWSVRGTLRGLHYQLVRPQGKLVTVVKGTVYDVAVDIRRGAPTFGQWYGVELSDTNMRQLYVPPGFAHGFCVLSEEAGFLYKCTEVYSPEDERGILWSDPALAIAWPVKTPLLSAKDQAYKCLADMATDLPHYGLR, encoded by the coding sequence ATGCGGATTACGCCAACCCCACTCGAAGGACTCTTTCAGATCGAGCCCGATGTGTTCCGGGATCCAAGGGGGAAGTTCGTCGAGATCTTTCGCGAATCGCGGTATGATGCAGTCGGGATCGACAAGCCCTTCGTGCAGGACAATTTTTCCTGGTCCGTCCGAGGGACGTTGCGCGGGCTCCACTATCAACTGGTTCGGCCCCAAGGGAAGCTGGTCACGGTCGTCAAGGGCACGGTCTATGATGTGGCGGTCGATATCCGCCGGGGGGCACCCACGTTCGGGCAGTGGTATGGGGTCGAATTGTCCGATACGAACATGCGGCAACTCTATGTTCCTCCCGGGTTCGCCCATGGATTTTGCGTGCTGAGCGAGGAGGCGGGGTTTCTCTATAAGTGCACCGAGGTCTATTCACCTGAAGATGAGCGGGGCATCCTCTGGAGCGATCCGGCGCTCGCCATCGCTTGGCCTGTAAAGACGCCGTTGCTCTCCGCCAAAGATCAGGCCTACAAGTGCTTGGCGGATATGGCCACGGATCTACCTCACTACGGTCTACGTTAG
- a CDS encoding Rubrerythrin, with the protein MGNSLKGTKSHENLKHAFAGESQANRRYLYFARRADIEGYPDVGGLFRDTSEAETGHAFGHLDFLKEVGDPATGVPIGNTEANLKSAIEGETYEYTQMYPGMAKTARDEGFSELAEWFETLAKAERSHANRFTKGLESLKQ; encoded by the coding sequence ATGGGAAACAGTTTGAAGGGCACGAAGAGTCACGAAAACCTCAAACATGCGTTTGCGGGAGAGTCGCAAGCGAACCGGCGGTATCTCTACTTTGCGCGTCGAGCCGACATCGAAGGCTATCCGGATGTCGGGGGGCTGTTTCGGGACACGTCGGAAGCGGAAACCGGCCATGCCTTCGGCCACTTGGATTTTCTGAAGGAAGTCGGTGACCCCGCCACCGGGGTGCCGATCGGCAATACGGAAGCGAACTTGAAGTCGGCCATCGAAGGCGAAACCTACGAATACACCCAGATGTATCCAGGGATGGCCAAGACGGCCCGCGACGAAGGCTTCTCGGAATTGGCCGAGTGGTTCGAAACCTTGGCCAAGGCGGAGCGGTCCCATGCGAATCGGTTTACGAAAGGGCTCGAAAGCTTGAAGCAATAA
- a CDS encoding Fe-S oxidoreductase-like protein in Rubrerythrin cluster produces the protein MKALSLLNPIDPAALDKESLRIYDVCDGCRRCFNLCPSFNTLLDRLDGYESDVGKFTPADHHRVVDECYYCKLCFNHCPYTPPHHYGIDFPLLMAVWKKRLAVERGTKWRDRLLTRTDLLGRMNSAFAPLINWALGQGWVRGLLQTLLGVHRDRQVLHYQRETFARWWAQRSSVGRPAAGKKVALFASCLVNYQVTDVGKATVQVLEKNGVEVVLPDQSCCGMPSFDIGDSAAMVTAARRNIGSLKPWVDRGYDVVIPAPSCSLMVKREYLHLVPGEAAKLVAGHTYDVCEYLMKLKREGTLATDFTQNPGLVAYQVPCHLRDQNIGFKSKELMECAGAQVEVIEKCSGHDGSWSAKTEFFPLSMEIAQKAVRVVEQRSVDLVASDCPLAGLQLDQAGAAAHVGGKATRHPIQIIRDAYGLPSDPRAS, from the coding sequence GTGAAAGCACTCAGCCTGCTCAATCCCATTGATCCGGCAGCGCTCGACAAGGAATCGCTCCGAATCTACGACGTGTGCGACGGGTGCCGTCGCTGTTTCAATCTCTGCCCGTCCTTCAATACCCTGCTGGATCGACTCGATGGGTATGAGAGCGACGTCGGAAAATTCACGCCGGCGGATCATCACCGCGTCGTGGATGAATGCTACTATTGCAAACTCTGCTTCAACCATTGTCCCTATACGCCGCCCCACCACTATGGGATCGATTTTCCGCTCTTGATGGCGGTCTGGAAAAAACGCCTGGCCGTGGAGCGCGGAACCAAATGGCGAGATCGACTCCTGACCAGGACCGATCTGTTGGGGCGAATGAATAGTGCCTTCGCACCCCTGATCAACTGGGCGTTGGGGCAAGGATGGGTACGGGGCCTTCTACAGACCCTGCTGGGTGTCCACCGAGACCGGCAGGTGTTGCACTATCAACGTGAAACGTTTGCGCGCTGGTGGGCACAGCGATCTTCTGTCGGCCGGCCGGCCGCCGGAAAGAAAGTGGCGCTGTTCGCGAGCTGTTTGGTGAATTACCAAGTGACGGATGTGGGGAAGGCGACCGTACAGGTGCTGGAGAAAAACGGTGTGGAGGTGGTGTTGCCGGATCAATCCTGCTGCGGGATGCCGTCTTTCGACATCGGGGACTCCGCGGCGATGGTGACGGCGGCCCGGCGGAATATCGGTTCGCTGAAGCCCTGGGTCGATCGGGGCTATGATGTCGTGATTCCTGCTCCCAGTTGCAGCCTCATGGTGAAGCGGGAGTATCTGCATCTCGTGCCCGGTGAGGCTGCGAAGCTGGTCGCCGGCCATACCTACGACGTGTGCGAGTACCTCATGAAGCTCAAGCGTGAGGGGACCTTGGCGACGGACTTCACGCAGAACCCCGGCCTGGTGGCGTACCAGGTGCCTTGTCATCTGCGCGATCAAAACATCGGGTTCAAGTCGAAGGAGTTGATGGAATGTGCCGGGGCGCAGGTTGAGGTGATTGAAAAGTGCTCCGGCCATGACGGGTCCTGGTCGGCCAAAACAGAATTTTTTCCGCTCTCCATGGAGATCGCACAGAAGGCGGTGAGGGTGGTCGAACAGCGGTCGGTTGATCTGGTGGCATCCGATTGTCCGCTGGCAGGGCTCCAACTCGACCAGGCCGGCGCCGCAGCCCATGTCGGAGGGAAGGCGACGAGGCATCCCATCCAGATCATACGCGACGCCTATGGACTGCCCAGCGATCCTCGTGCTTCGTGA
- a CDS encoding 6-pyruvoyl tetrahydrobiopterin synthase, producing the protein MSSVLLTKRIEFAASHRYHKPEWDAEKNRATFGACNNDPGHGHNYMLEVTVAGEVDRRTGMVVNLFDLKQVLLQVLEEFDHKHLNLDLPYFEQRIPTSENLARVLWEKLQAQPDIGRLQRICLYEDEDLCADLTEEAGLDVASVTRRYSFTAVHDGHRGHTWDLFVTIHGPIDRETGMVTDIVALDRLLKERVLSQFDGQDLRVVLGTPSVTGEYLAKTVWDRIASSIPAGILQLVKLVQTRDLSYEYSG; encoded by the coding sequence ATGTCTTCCGTCTTACTCACAAAACGCATCGAGTTCGCTGCCTCCCATCGGTACCACAAGCCTGAATGGGATGCCGAGAAGAACCGCGCGACATTCGGCGCCTGCAACAACGATCCGGGACATGGCCACAACTACATGTTGGAAGTGACGGTGGCGGGTGAAGTGGACCGACGAACCGGCATGGTCGTGAACCTCTTCGACCTGAAGCAGGTACTGCTGCAGGTGTTGGAAGAATTCGACCACAAACATCTCAATCTCGACCTGCCCTACTTCGAACAGCGGATTCCGACCTCCGAAAACCTCGCGCGCGTGTTATGGGAGAAACTTCAGGCGCAGCCGGACATCGGCCGATTGCAACGAATTTGCCTTTACGAAGACGAGGATCTCTGCGCCGACTTGACGGAGGAGGCCGGGCTCGATGTGGCGTCGGTCACGCGACGTTACTCGTTTACCGCCGTGCATGACGGTCATCGCGGCCATACCTGGGACCTGTTCGTGACGATCCATGGACCGATCGACCGTGAAACCGGCATGGTCACCGACATTGTGGCGCTCGACCGACTGTTGAAGGAACGGGTGTTGTCTCAGTTTGACGGGCAGGACCTACGAGTCGTGCTCGGTACTCCATCCGTCACCGGCGAATACCTCGCCAAGACCGTCTGGGATCGCATCGCATCAAGCATCCCGGCAGGCATCCTGCAGCTCGTCAAACTCGTCCAAACCCGCGACCTTTCCTACGAATACAGCGGCTGA
- a CDS encoding Putative periplasmic protein — MDTNPSPHPQERSSVLTIGVTDLMTSLAVIFILLFSAYVTKVSETESQAKVSVPAPVPESKALRTKTTDDIKGLLRDHFQRFDLMLDADPTDSNVVRIVVPDALLNFEFGKGSLSSMAERFLADAMPTYAALLCGAMRDRIDSLVIEGHTDDRGSDIYNLKLSQERSLNVMVKGLEVIKEQAPWAYRCFHEKTSASGRGRQDLFLDESHVPDRDKSRRVVFKIRLRSLDHPAEVTQAMHQFESPSFSSRLF, encoded by the coding sequence ATGGACACCAATCCCTCGCCCCATCCTCAGGAGCGTTCTTCCGTCCTCACCATCGGCGTCACGGATTTGATGACCTCGCTGGCCGTCATTTTCATTCTGCTCTTCAGTGCCTATGTCACCAAGGTGTCCGAAACGGAGTCTCAGGCGAAGGTGTCGGTTCCTGCGCCGGTGCCCGAGTCGAAGGCCCTGCGGACGAAAACGACCGACGACATCAAGGGTCTGTTGCGGGACCATTTCCAACGGTTCGATCTCATGCTGGATGCCGACCCCACCGACTCCAATGTGGTACGCATCGTGGTGCCGGATGCCTTGCTCAATTTCGAGTTCGGTAAGGGGTCGCTTTCGTCGATGGCGGAGCGATTTTTGGCGGATGCGATGCCGACCTATGCGGCGCTGCTCTGCGGGGCAATGCGGGATCGGATCGATTCGCTGGTGATCGAAGGCCATACGGACGATCGCGGGTCCGACATCTACAATTTGAAATTGAGCCAAGAGCGTTCGTTGAACGTGATGGTGAAGGGGCTTGAGGTCATCAAAGAACAGGCGCCTTGGGCCTATCGGTGTTTTCACGAGAAGACCTCCGCCAGTGGGCGAGGACGTCAGGACCTTTTCCTGGACGAGTCGCATGTTCCCGATCGCGACAAGAGCCGGCGGGTGGTGTTTAAGATTCGTCTGCGATCCCTGGACCATCCGGCGGAAGTGACCCAAGCCATGCACCAGTTTGAATCCCCTTCGTTCAGCTCCCGCCTCTTTTAG
- a CDS encoding Alkyl hydroperoxide reductase/ Thiol specific antioxidant/ Mal allergen, which translates to MSDVAAEIKVGDTAPDFTLKDQDQKDVKLSDYKGKKNVVLAFYPLDWSPVCQGENKCLTDDFPKFQGANAELFGISCDSFFSHKAWADSLDLKHRLLSDFNREVVKKYGLYFEPLNCGKRATVIVDKNGKIAYVKVQEIKVAREDKEILAALAKLS; encoded by the coding sequence ATGAGTGATGTGGCTGCAGAAATCAAGGTCGGCGATACAGCGCCGGATTTCACATTAAAGGATCAGGACCAGAAAGACGTCAAGCTGAGTGACTATAAGGGGAAGAAGAATGTCGTGCTGGCGTTCTATCCCCTCGACTGGAGCCCGGTCTGCCAAGGTGAAAACAAGTGCCTGACAGACGACTTTCCCAAGTTTCAAGGGGCCAACGCCGAATTGTTCGGCATCAGCTGCGACAGCTTCTTCTCACACAAGGCCTGGGCGGACTCGCTGGACCTCAAACATCGCCTGCTCTCCGACTTCAACCGTGAAGTCGTCAAGAAGTACGGGCTGTACTTCGAACCGCTGAACTGCGGAAAGCGCGCGACGGTGATCGTGGACAAGAACGGCAAGATCGCCTATGTGAAGGTCCAGGAGATCAAGGTGGCGCGGGAAGATAAAGAGATCCTCGCAGCCCTGGCGAAACTGAGCTAA
- a CDS encoding GTP-binding protein TypA/BipA gives MNTSATPSTASHGLHAPQGRRTDIRNIAIIAHVDHGKTTLVDALLRQTHVHRKIDDMGERIMDSMDQERERGITIRAKNASVTYKGVKINIVDTPGHADFGGEVERTLRMVDGVLILVDAKEGPMPQTTFVLRKALALGHKAIVVINKIDRPDAVIDDVVNRTFDLFVHLGATDEQLDFPIVYTAAIKGTATLDLKQPGTEISPLLETILEKIPAPAVNPDAPLQLLVLALAQDSYKGKMGIGKIQSGSLARRQNVVTITKDGGQVPGKISDLGVFSGLERTDVEQAEAGEIVALAGLEEVNIGDTIADPTNPIALPRVTIDEPTVQMTFSVNNSPFAGREGKYLTSRHLRERLFKELETNVSLRVQETDSADRFLVAGRGELHLGVLIEQMRREGYELQISQPEVILHREGDQVTEPYEELTIQVPSEYQGPVIEEIGKRRGELRHMKLVHAEGTASEMHIEYHIPTRGIIGLKNILLAKTRGTIIMHHVFSGYAPADEKALLVAPHGSLVAFEAGSSTAYALFMTQERGELFIGPAVEVYQGMVVGQNSRDEDLDVNVCKQKQLSNMRAAGSDEALVLTPPREMTLEFAMEYIGQDELVEVTPKNLRLRKRLLNPEDRRKAKKSAK, from the coding sequence ATGAACACCTCAGCAACCCCATCCACGGCATCCCACGGTCTGCACGCGCCGCAAGGGCGCCGGACCGACATTCGCAACATCGCCATCATCGCGCACGTCGACCACGGGAAAACGACCCTCGTCGACGCCCTACTGCGACAAACCCATGTCCATCGCAAAATCGATGACATGGGCGAGCGCATCATGGACTCGATGGATCAGGAACGCGAGCGCGGCATTACGATCCGAGCCAAGAACGCCAGCGTTACCTATAAGGGCGTGAAGATCAACATCGTCGATACGCCGGGGCACGCCGATTTCGGCGGCGAAGTGGAACGCACGCTCCGCATGGTGGACGGCGTGCTGATTCTCGTGGATGCCAAGGAAGGGCCAATGCCGCAGACCACGTTCGTCCTGCGGAAAGCGCTGGCCCTCGGCCACAAGGCCATCGTGGTCATCAACAAGATCGACCGGCCCGATGCCGTCATCGACGATGTCGTGAACCGTACCTTCGATCTCTTCGTGCATTTGGGCGCGACCGACGAGCAACTGGATTTCCCGATCGTGTATACTGCCGCGATCAAAGGCACCGCCACATTGGACCTGAAGCAACCAGGGACCGAAATTTCGCCGCTGCTGGAGACCATCCTTGAAAAAATCCCCGCTCCGGCCGTGAATCCCGATGCCCCGCTCCAACTGCTCGTATTGGCCCTCGCCCAGGATTCCTACAAAGGAAAGATGGGGATCGGAAAAATTCAATCGGGCTCCCTGGCTCGGCGTCAAAACGTCGTGACCATCACCAAGGACGGGGGCCAAGTGCCGGGCAAGATCTCCGATCTCGGGGTGTTTTCAGGGCTCGAGCGTACCGATGTGGAGCAGGCCGAAGCAGGCGAAATCGTGGCCCTCGCAGGCCTGGAAGAGGTGAACATCGGCGACACCATCGCTGATCCGACGAATCCCATCGCCCTCCCGCGCGTTACGATCGACGAACCGACCGTACAGATGACCTTCTCCGTGAACAATAGCCCCTTCGCCGGTCGCGAGGGAAAGTACCTCACATCGCGCCACCTCCGTGAGCGGTTGTTCAAAGAACTGGAAACCAACGTATCGCTGCGCGTGCAGGAAACCGACAGCGCCGACCGCTTTCTGGTGGCCGGTCGCGGCGAACTGCATCTCGGCGTACTCATCGAACAGATGCGCCGTGAGGGGTATGAACTGCAGATCTCGCAACCGGAGGTGATTCTGCACCGAGAGGGCGATCAGGTCACGGAGCCCTATGAAGAGCTGACCATCCAGGTCCCCTCGGAATATCAGGGTCCTGTGATCGAGGAGATCGGAAAGCGACGCGGTGAACTCCGGCACATGAAGCTGGTGCATGCCGAGGGCACGGCAAGCGAAATGCACATCGAGTACCATATTCCGACACGCGGCATCATCGGTTTGAAAAACATCCTGCTGGCCAAGACACGCGGCACCATCATCATGCACCACGTGTTTTCCGGCTATGCCCCGGCCGACGAAAAGGCTCTCCTCGTGGCGCCCCATGGCTCCCTGGTGGCCTTCGAAGCCGGGTCCAGCACGGCTTACGCGCTCTTCATGACGCAGGAACGGGGCGAACTGTTCATCGGCCCGGCAGTCGAAGTCTACCAAGGAATGGTCGTCGGCCAGAACAGCCGAGACGAGGACCTGGACGTGAATGTGTGCAAGCAGAAGCAATTGAGCAACATGCGCGCAGCCGGTTCGGATGAGGCGTTGGTCCTGACGCCGCCGCGGGAAATGACGCTGGAATTCGCCATGGAATACATCGGCCAGGACGAACTGGTCGAGGTGACGCCGAAGAACCTCCGCCTTCGCAAACGGCTCCTGAATCCGGAAGACCGCCGGAAAGCGAAGAAAAGTGCCAAGTAA
- a CDS encoding multimodular transpeptidase-transglycosylase, producing MSELDHLLDKLEKPRRRWRWWRVVLIGLLLAVVLGGGGAAGILWYFSQDLPSLEPLQNYQPSLVTRVYSDDRQVIGQFFIERRFLKPLPEIPKSLTQAVIATEDTRFFEHPGLDIVGILRAAWTNIRHGGRKVEGASTITQQLARSLFLSTERTFDRKLRELILAYKMELVLTKEQILEMYLNQIYFGQGAYGVAAAAQTYFGKELPKLTLAEAAFLAGLPKSPSHYSPFKAYDRAKKRQEHVLGRMEEAGFIGRAEREQAVAEKLNFRRPGSEHLGPYFVEYIRQLLVAKFGETMVYKGGLEVFTTLNADMQKAAEASIFNGLRELDKRQGWRGPVRTVDLATLEVPAPDPSVKLAEGDMMEGVVTKIAKDHVLVQIGGSTGRLAFDDMAWASKRLKGKDPTKDVVQVKNLKQLLAPGDVIEVGVKKLEKETVHLRLEQTPVAEGALIAIDPKTGAIRAMVGGYDFTRSEYNRTVLARRQPGSAFKPIIYATAMNQGMSPATVVLDAPVVYEQEEEDKTWKPENYGKRFHGIVSLREALIHSHNLATVRLLDRVGIRNVIDFARTVGIVSPLAADLSLALGSSSVGLMELVSVYGVFANQGLRVEPYAVASVQDSGGRTLDQTAIQPRQVVSRETAYLITNMMEDVVQRGTGVAAKAVIDRPVAGKTGTTNDFTDAWFIGSTPNLAAGAWVGFDDRRPLGETESGAHAALPIWIAFMKEALKQLPVVPFEIPDGVMFVKVDPTTALLTDQDEQQGTVELFTKGTEPTMRAGSKIDPTDFYKLDQIPESASSAPVEP from the coding sequence ATGTCCGAACTCGATCATTTACTCGATAAGCTGGAGAAGCCTCGTCGTCGCTGGCGCTGGTGGCGGGTCGTTCTGATCGGACTGTTGCTGGCCGTTGTGTTGGGTGGTGGTGGTGCGGCCGGCATTCTCTGGTACTTTTCCCAAGACCTTCCGTCGCTGGAACCCTTGCAGAACTATCAGCCGAGTCTGGTGACGCGGGTCTATTCCGATGATCGCCAAGTGATCGGGCAATTTTTCATCGAACGGCGCTTCCTTAAGCCCCTGCCGGAGATCCCCAAGAGCCTCACCCAGGCCGTGATCGCGACCGAAGATACCAGGTTTTTCGAACATCCGGGATTGGACATTGTCGGGATTCTCCGGGCGGCCTGGACCAATATCCGTCATGGAGGCCGGAAGGTCGAGGGCGCGAGCACGATCACCCAGCAACTGGCGCGCTCCCTGTTTCTCTCGACAGAACGGACCTTCGATCGCAAACTCCGTGAACTGATTCTGGCCTACAAGATGGAATTGGTGCTGACGAAGGAACAGATCCTGGAGATGTATTTGAACCAGATCTATTTCGGCCAGGGCGCCTACGGTGTGGCGGCAGCCGCTCAGACCTATTTCGGCAAGGAGCTACCCAAGTTGACGCTGGCCGAAGCGGCATTCCTCGCCGGTCTCCCCAAATCACCCAGCCACTATTCGCCGTTCAAAGCCTACGACCGGGCGAAGAAGCGGCAGGAACATGTGTTGGGACGAATGGAAGAGGCGGGGTTCATCGGTCGGGCCGAGCGCGAGCAGGCGGTCGCCGAAAAGTTGAACTTCCGTCGCCCGGGCAGTGAGCATCTGGGACCCTATTTCGTAGAATATATCCGCCAGCTGCTGGTGGCGAAATTCGGCGAAACGATGGTGTACAAGGGCGGCCTGGAGGTGTTCACCACGCTGAACGCCGACATGCAGAAGGCGGCGGAAGCGTCGATCTTCAATGGTTTGCGGGAACTGGACAAACGCCAGGGCTGGCGTGGACCGGTCCGTACCGTGGATCTCGCGACTTTGGAAGTGCCGGCGCCCGATCCCTCCGTGAAGTTGGCCGAGGGAGACATGATGGAAGGGGTCGTGACAAAGATCGCCAAGGATCACGTGCTGGTTCAAATCGGAGGCAGCACAGGGCGGCTCGCGTTCGACGACATGGCTTGGGCGTCCAAACGGTTGAAAGGCAAGGACCCCACCAAGGATGTCGTGCAGGTTAAGAATCTGAAGCAGCTCCTGGCACCTGGCGACGTCATCGAGGTGGGGGTCAAAAAGCTGGAGAAGGAGACCGTACACCTGCGGTTGGAGCAGACGCCGGTCGCGGAAGGGGCCCTCATCGCCATCGACCCCAAAACCGGAGCCATTCGTGCCATGGTCGGTGGGTATGATTTCACACGCAGTGAATACAATCGTACCGTGCTCGCCCGCCGCCAGCCTGGGTCGGCATTCAAGCCGATCATCTATGCGACTGCGATGAATCAAGGCATGAGTCCTGCCACCGTCGTGTTGGATGCGCCGGTTGTCTACGAGCAGGAAGAGGAGGATAAGACCTGGAAACCTGAAAACTACGGCAAGCGGTTCCACGGCATCGTCAGCTTGCGGGAAGCCCTGATCCATTCCCACAACCTTGCCACAGTCCGGCTGCTGGACCGGGTGGGAATCAGGAACGTGATCGATTTTGCGCGGACGGTCGGGATCGTGAGTCCGTTGGCGGCAGATCTTTCGCTGGCATTGGGCTCGTCCAGTGTGGGGCTGATGGAATTGGTGTCGGTCTATGGCGTGTTTGCCAACCAGGGTCTGCGGGTCGAGCCCTATGCGGTGGCGAGCGTGCAGGACAGCGGCGGCCGCACGTTGGACCAAACGGCTATTCAGCCGCGGCAGGTGGTGTCACGCGAGACAGCCTACCTGATTACCAACATGATGGAAGATGTGGTGCAGCGGGGTACCGGTGTGGCGGCCAAAGCTGTCATCGACCGGCCCGTCGCAGGAAAAACCGGGACCACCAACGATTTTACCGATGCTTGGTTCATCGGCTCGACGCCGAACCTTGCAGCCGGGGCCTGGGTAGGATTCGACGACCGGCGGCCTCTGGGAGAAACCGAATCGGGTGCGCACGCGGCTTTGCCGATCTGGATTGCGTTCATGAAAGAGGCGCTCAAACAACTGCCGGTGGTGCCTTTTGAAATTCCTGACGGGGTCATGTTCGTGAAAGTCGATCCCACGACCGCCCTCCTGACGGATCAGGATGAACAGCAGGGAACCGTCGAACTCTTTACCAAGGGCACGGAACCGACCATGAGGGCCGGATCCAAGATCGACCCCACCGACTTTTATAAGCTTGATCAGATTCCTGAAAGCGCTTCATCGGCTCCAGTCGAACCCTAG
- a CDS encoding Fe-S cluster assembly protein IscX, whose translation MDLKWNDVEEIAIRLVETHPTTDPLAVRFTDMHSWIVALPEFKDDPKKSNEKILESIQMAWHEEYQDSQS comes from the coding sequence ATGGATTTGAAATGGAACGACGTCGAAGAAATCGCGATCCGCTTGGTTGAAACCCATCCGACCACCGATCCCCTGGCCGTCCGGTTCACGGACATGCACTCCTGGATCGTCGCCCTCCCGGAATTCAAAGACGACCCCAAAAAGTCGAACGAGAAAATCCTCGAATCCATCCAAATGGCCTGGCACGAAGAGTATCAGGATTCACAATCCTGA